In Saccopteryx leptura isolate mSacLep1 chromosome 13, mSacLep1_pri_phased_curated, whole genome shotgun sequence, the DNA window AATTCATCTGTGACAAGCCAACCCTCTTTAGAGGCCAGGTGGAGGTGGGAAGCCCTGCAGCAGCGGGGGCATGCTGCTTCAGGCACAGCTGAAGCGCAGAACCCAGAGAACACTGGAAGGGTGGAGGAGGGCGAGCGGGACTTACAGTCTGCTTCCCCTGACTGGATGGAAGGGAGCAGTTACAGTATCAAAAGTGGTCCCTGAGCCCACATGAAATGCCAGCCCCAGCCAGGTAGTGGGGCAGGCTGTGCCCTGTGACAACCCCATGGACCACAGGGCATCCCATCCCTTCTTGGTCCTTTTATTACTCCTGCCCCAGGAGGGAAGCAGGTCCCTGAGCAAATTTGGCCCAGCTGTTGCCCAAGCTGGACCGGATAGCCAAGCAGGGTTTTAGACCCAGTGACACTCCTGGCTCAGTCCCAGGAGCTCCCATTCCGCCATCTGTCCTCCAGGCTGCACCTAAAGAAGGCACAGGCGCCGGACACCAGACTGGAAAAAGTGGCTCCTGCCCAGACCTGTGGGAAGTGTCATCAGGGTGGCCTTGCTGCACTTCTCACACTGTCTTAATGTCCAGCATTTGGGCTCGTGACAGATTCTGGCGCTGGGCTTTGACCATGTGCAGGCGTCTCCCATGTAGCGTGAACCTGGACCAGGTGAACAGCTGCAACAGAGCACAGGTGATGGGCACCAGCACCAGCAGGTAGAAGCAGCCCTGGCGGAGCGTCGGGGCCTGGgccgggggtggggctgggggctctggccagggctgggcgcTCCCCACAGGGCTCAGTGGGGGCTGCTGGAAGAGATCATGACCTAGGACAAGAGTGTGTGGAAAGAAGGAGGTCAGCCCAGAGTCCACAGTGCCACATCTCAAATGTTACACATATACAACTCTTGCTTCCTCCCCCAAACTTGCTTCTCCCGTTCTTCACTTCCCCATCCAGTCGATGAATGGGGCCCAAAACCGTAGTCTTACTAGATTCTTAACTTTAGCAGTCCTCAACAGCACAACCCAACTCCAGAACACATCCCAAACCCAAATACATCTTCCAGCCCCCCAGCACTACCTTGGTCCAAGCCTCTATCGCCTTTGCCACAGCCTCCCTCCAATCCATTCTCCATATGGTAGCCAGAGCCAGCTCTTAAAAACATAAACCagtcctggccagctagctcagtggtagagcgttggcccggcctgtggaagtcctgggttcaattcccggccagggcacacaggaaaagtgcccatttgcttctccacccttcccctctactttctctctgtctctctcttccctcctgcagccaaggctccactggagcaaagttggcccgggagctgaggatggctccatggcctctgcctcaggtgctagaatggctcccttTGCagtgaagcaacgccccagatgggacagcatcgtcccctggtggacatgtcaggtgcatcccagtcaggcgcatgcaggagtctgtctctctgcctccccgcttctcacttgagggaaaaacaaacaaacaaacaaaaaaaaacataaaccaGAAGTCACCCCTCACTTAAAACCCAATAGCTTCTCTTTGAActgagaataaaatccaaaccctGCCCCGCTCTCCTGAGCCCTCACTTTTCCAGCTTCATCTAACCACTCCTGATACCTTGGGACTTGTCGCTCCACTGTCTGGGAGTCACTAAGATCTTTATTTATGGACCAAATCTTTCCCATTCAGTTCACATCGAGGGTGTCACCTCCTCAGACACCTTCCCAGACCACACTAAGTAGCTTTTGAGTCACtttacagtaagtcctcactcaACGTCCTCAATAGGTTCTGTGACCTTAAGTGAAACAATGTGTGAcaaaccaattttaccacaggctaaCTGATATAGAGAAGAGGtaagttcctacagcatctcACCAACATTATAGTGAAACAATTTGGACAAAACTAATCTACTGAAGACCTGGTACAATTTCCATTGCACTTACCACTGCCtgctattttcttgttttttggctACATATCACCACATCCCCCTCCTCCCAGACTAGAATATAAGCTTCATGATGGCAAAAGAGCTTGTATGTCTTATTGTTCTCTCTCTAGTATCCTGATCTAGTATCCTGAGTAGCACCTGGCAAAGATGGTATTCTATACATATTTGTTGAGTCAATGAATGAAATATTGAAAGAACGGAAGAATCAGAGATCCAGTTTTTgtggggagagggcagagaagaTCAGCAGCCCAGGGTGACCCAGACTCAGCCTGTGTCAGCCAGTTGCCTTCTCTCCCTCACGGACCTAGAGCCAGGCTTGTCCGTTGGTACACCAGGTAAGCTGTGCCACCTGGAGCCTTGAAAGCCCCTCGCCAGCCCCGGGGCCTCACCTGTATAGAAGCACAGCAGCCAGGTGCCCAGCAGTGGGGCGAAGGTTTGGCCTGGCTTGGTCACCAGGGCCACCATGCCAAAAAGGAGCGCGGAGGCCGCCTGCCTGCGGTGATTCAGCACCAGGTCCTCATCCACCAGGTCAGTGACCACCAAGGTCAACAGTTTACAGGTGCCCTCAGTGAAGACACGGTTGCTGCcggcagagagagaaagcaggccaGCGTGAAGGGGCGGGCCGAGGCGTGGGCTGAGGGAGGGCAGGCATACCTGGCAATGAAGAGGCAGAGCAGGCCTGGGCGGTCGGGGCCAGCCAGAAGCAGGAGCAGGCTCAGGCCCAGCTTAAGCAGGAAGAGCCCCCGCACCACAGTGTAGACGCCCCAGCGCCGGCACAGGGGCAGGAAGTAGAGATTGTTGAGATGGGGAGCGACATAGGAGATGCCTGAGGAGAAGGGTGCAGCCTTGTCGGGACACTGTGGCAGTTTCCACAATTTTCCACATTTTAACAATTAGAATCAGGGTTTGCATAATGACCattgccaggctctgtgctgagaGCTAATTTACATccttttaatcctcacagcctTTTAGAGTAAGTACTGTTATTATTCCTACTTTGCAAATGAGAAATGGGGGCTCAAAGAGGGTAAATAAAACAGATCCAAGGCCGAAGAGTAAATAAGCAGGTCAAGATGCACAGCCAGGCCCGTCACACTGTAGTCCTTGCTGCCAGCCAGCCTGTGTGCCACGTCGCCTCTGGGTGGCGCCATCACCAAGAGGACCACGAAGAGAGCAGCCTACCCCTCACCCACCACAGGCTTCCGCCCTTCCTTGAGAAAACAGCTGTTGTGGTGCAACCCCACAGATTCTGCCCTCCACCCCCCAGGCCCCTGCTGGGGAGGTGGCTGTGCCTGCAGCCGGGCGAGGGGACGTGGGGGCAAGCCTCAGTCCTCACAGCCTGCCTGAGACCCCCACTCACCCAGCAGGAAGGAGCCCGTGGAGAGGGAGATGTAGTCTGACAACAGGTGCtccaggaagagggggaagaagtTGCTGTTGAAGTGGCAGTGAAAGACCTGCAACAGACAGGGACAatgagagggggcagggaggggggagcagacagGGGCAGTGAGAAGGGGTGCTGAGGGGGGAGCAGATAGgcagtgaggggtgggggggacagacggggcagtgagagggggtggggggagcagacagGCAGtgaaggggtgggggacagatggggcagtgagagggggtggggggggagcagaCAGGCAGtgaaggggtgggggacagatggggcagtgagagggggtggggggagcagacagGCAGTGAGAGGGGGTGGCGAGGGGGGAGCAGACAGGCAGTGAGGGGGGAGCAGATAGGcagtgagagggggtggggggagcagacagGCAGTGAGAGGGGGTGGCGAGGGGGGAGCAGATAggcagtgagggggtggggggacagacggggcagtgagagggggtggggggacagacggggcagtgagagggggtggggggacagacggggcagtgagagggggtgggggggagcagatAGGCAGtgaaggggtgggggacagatGGGGCAGTGAGAGGGGGTGGCGAGGGGGGAGCAGACAggcagtgagggggtgggggggcagatgGGGCAGTGAGAGGGGGTGGCGAGGGGGGAGCAGACAGGCAGTGAGAGGGGGTGGTGAGGGGGGAGCAGATAggcagtgagggggtgggggggcagacggggcagtgagagggggtggggggacagacgGGGCAGTGAGAGGGGGTGGCGAGGGGGGAGAAGATAggcagtgagggggtgggggggcagatgGGGCAGTGAGAGGGGGTGGCGAGGGGGGAGCAGATAggcagtgagggggtgggggggcagatgGGGCAGTGAGAGGGGGTGGCGAGGGGGGAGCAGACAGGCAGTGAGAAGGGGTGGTGAGGGGGGAGCAGATAggcagtgagggggtgggggggcagacgGGGCAGTGAGAGGGGGTGTCGAGGGGGGAGCAGACAggcagtgagggggtggggggacagacgGGGCAGTGAGAGGGGGTGGCGAGGGGGGAGAAGATAGGCAGTGAGAAGGGGTGGTGAGGGGGGAGCAGACAGGCAGTGAGAAGGGGTGGTGAGGGGGGAGCAGACAGGCAGTGAGAGGGGGTGGCGAGGGGGGAGCAGACAGGCAGTGAGAAGGGGTGGTGAGGGGGGAGCAGACAGGCAGTGAGAAGGGGTGGTGAGGGGGGAGCAGACAGGCAGTGAGGGGGGAGCAGATAGGCagtgagggggtggggacagaTGGGGCAGTGAGAGGGGGTGGCAAGGGGGGAGCAGACAGGCAGTGAGGGCGGAGCAGATAggcagtgagggggtgggggggcagacagggcagtgagagggggtggccaggggggagagggggagcagaCGGACAGGGCGATGAGAGGGAGGGGCGCAgacaggggcagggtggggggagggcagagggggagcGGAACAGCTAGAGCAAGTGCAGCCTTTATGCCCATGTCCCTCAACGTGGAACAAAGCCTGAAACCAATTCCTGTTGCTTATCTAATTTTGCTAAGTAGAAGGAATGATAAAATTGTCACCAGAACAAttacaagttctttttaattaaaatcaccTTAGGAAAACAAGCTCAATGAcataaaagcctttttttttttcaaagacagagtcagagaggacagacaggaagggagagagatgagaagcatcaattctttattgcagcaccttagttgttcaatgattgctttctcatatgtgccttgaggggggggggctacagcagagcaagtaaccccttgctcaagccagcaaccttgggctcaagccagcgaccatggtgtcatctCTATgacccggcgctcaagctggtgagcccacactccagctggtgagcccacactccagctggtgagcccacactcaagccggtgccCTCAggagtttgaacctgggtcctctgcatccctgtctgacactctatccactgcaccaccgcctggtcaggcaaaaatatttctaaatttggcTAGCTTACATACTATATGGGTTTTAAGCATGGTACTTGGTGGTTTAAGATAAAGAGTCCCCAAAGGGGTGCCTCTTTTTCATATCCTCCCTTTGCAGGACACTGCTGCCCCGAGAGGCTGAGACTTAGCTAAGATCACACAAGGAGTTAGCTCAGAGAGTGCTAGAACCCAGATCTTCTAACTACCCAACCTGCTCCTGCCTTCGAATTACCCTGTAGTCATCACATGAGGCCCAGAACTGATTTCCCAGCTTTTGAGAAGCTTGTTCCCTTGAATGAGACCCTAGTCATCCTGGGTGGGGGGAATATGCCCATACCTGCACCAAGTCCATGGCCACGAACCACAGGAAGTTTCGGTGATGTGCCAGCTGCTGGAGGTACTGGCCCAAGGTGATGCTGCCTGCCTCCTGGCCGCCCACAAGCAGCTCCTCTCCACACGGGCTATTGGGCAGAGGGCAATCAAGAACAGCCTAGGGCTGGGCCAGAGCCACACCCCACCTCAGGGCAGCCACCCATCAGACAGGGGATCTGGCCCTGAAATCAGACTCAGAACAGTGCTGGCCACTCACCCGCTATCCATAGCCAGGTCTGGACACCCTGGCTCCCTACCAGCCGCCTCAACCCGCCTCCTCAGCAGCCGTGTGGCCCCTACAAAGCCTAGCCCAGAGCCAGCAGCCAGTGCCACGCAGAAGGCGCGGAAGGAAGAGAAGTCCTCCTTGTTCCAGAAGGCGTAGGAGGCAAAGACGGAGAGGGAGCCGGCTGCACTGAAGAGGGAGCAGTAGAAGTTGAGGTGGGTACGGTCATGGGCTGAGAGGGCCAGGTCAGCCAGCAAGGCATGATGGTGCAGGTCCACGAGCGTCAGGAAGCCGTCATAGAGGCACAGGCACAGCAAGAACTGCAGGCCGGCCGGGGCCCAGGGCACCCAGAATGCCAGGAACGACAGCGCCAGCAGCGGCCCATGCCAGCCAAGTGCCTGCACCCGTGTAAGCACCACGGTCCTTGAGGAGAGCCCAGTGCCCGACCTGCCAGGGAGAGGAGGGCTGTTGGGAGATGCCCTTGCAGCCTTGGGCCCAGTTCCCCCTGCCAGGCCCCAGAAAAGAGACAGGCTCAAAATGTGGAACGTACCCCCGGGTGGTCCCACTGAGCTCTGAGTCCTCAGCTTCTGCTTTGAGAAGCGCAACTTACCAGTGggtactctctcctctgctccctgccagCCTGCCAGGGCTGAGGGCCAAAGAGGGCTGTGATACCCACTTTTTCAGGATTGAGGGCAGTGATGGGCTGAAGCAGGGACAGGGCAGGCGAATCTGCCAGGAGCAGCAGTGTTTGGGAGCAGGGCCCAGTTCTGAGGCTGGACCGCTAGGCCAGGGTCAATCTCTCCCCCAGGTCTTCAAGGCCGACAGTTAGTCAAGGCCACTTCTCCATCCCAGACAGAGTCTGCCCTCAcactggggaagggaggaagccTGGACAACTGAAAATGGGTtcttttcctcccccaccccaaacagGCAGGGGCCCTCCAGTCCtcggggaaagggggagaagagggcCATTCGGAGCCTTCCCCAAGACACAGACCGGGGCTGGGAGCCGAGGAACTGCCGGTCACTCAGCCAGCCGAAGAGGGGGTCGTTGAGGCTGTTCCACAGAAGAAACACCGTCTGCAGGCAGAGGGGACAAGGGGCGGGAGTGCTCCAGGCAGCTGCCCACCAGGCTTTCCCTGCCCAGCCTACTCGCCGCCCCTCAGAGACGACCCCAGCCTTCCTGCCTGCAAACCTGCGCTCAGGTCAGTCCCTCTGCTAAAGCCCCTCCACAGGCCACTGCCTCCATCAAACCCCCACCTCTCCAGGGCCCCGCTGATAAGTTAATCTgtgtgaatatattatatatgagaaTACATAGAACAGTCCCTGGCTCATTGGACAGTGGCCAGAGATGCTGTAATCCCCACGGAGAAGTCATCAAGGCCTCCAGCTCACCTTGCTGAGTCTCAGTGGGCAAGCGGGCCTGCCCCACGCTCTCAGCTGGGTGGGACACAGCGCTGCAATCGGCCCGTTCCCACCCCAGCACTGGCCTACCTCTCCGACCCAGAAGGCAGCTTTGCTGATCTTGTACACTGAGACAAAGGTGTCCACATAGTAAAGCAGGAACACGTTGTGCAGAACGGAGATGAAGAGGGCCAGGGAGCCATAGACCACGGCTGTGGGCAAACCCAACAGCCAGGCCTGGGGCCCACCCAGCCCCATGGCTGCCAGCCCAGCCTCAACCTAGGAGCACCCAGACGTGCTCGTAGCCACAGGCAGTCTGGCCATCCTCGTCCCTGGGGAAGAAGGAGCCAGTTAGCTGCAAAAATCAGAGCCAGCTCTGCTCCAAACCCCAGACCTGAGtcatttaaaaactcatttccaaaaaaaacacaccaaaactCATTTCCAACTGGGAGAAAGTTTGCATGTAAAATAAAGCTAGGGAATAGTTAATGACATACAGCGGAAACAATGCTGGGCTAGCTACCATACCTAGGAGTAACCCGAGGAAACTGATAAAGGCGTGGGAAGCAAAGGCAGGCGTCCAGCTAGCGCTGAGGCAGGTCCAGCCATGCTTGGGCTGTGTGCTCAGTATCTTCTTTCATCTGCGCTACCTGACCTTAATGGTAGACCTTACAGCCTCGGGCTTGGGCACACAATGTCCCTACACTGCAACTGCAAGCTGCTTAAcccaagtctcagtttcctcttctgtaaaagagaaaaggagatgacCATGCCCACTCTGCAGAGAAACTTAAAGATTAAATGACATAACTcatagaaagtgctcaataaatggatgTTGGTGATGTCATTACTACCTTTATAAAATCCCTACAAAGTGTATAGCACTATTACAATGTTATAGAACAATGCCATGCTCAGAGACATTAAGGAATTTGCCCAATGTCACACAACAAAAATGTAGCATATTTGAACCCTGACCTGTTTGGTTCCAAAGCCTTATCTGCTCTTGACCTCCCAAATCAGGTTCCTATGCTCTGTTCATAGAATGGAGTAACCCCGCTGTGATGTCAAGTTCTATAGATATAGAAGAGTGATATGAGCTTACAGCTGCCATGCACTTTGATTTCAGAAATTCCACCTCAAGGAACGAGCCCCAAAGGAATGTGTACAGagatgttcattgcagcaatatTTCTAAAAAGCCAAAAAGTTAGCCACAGCCCAATAAAGCAACAAAGGGACCCGCTCAGCAAGCCAATGCTCTCCAGGAAGTGGAAGCACACGGGTAAATTGGACACAGAAAGAAACTCAAGAACGGGGTccatgaaaagagaaaacaaggggCAGTGGGGGTGCCTGGCTTCCAAGCAGGCCGGCTTGTGCAGAGACTGGCAGGCTGGACTGGCTGTGATGGGTGGGAAAGCAAGTAAGTCGGGTTTTTAACAGAGCACTGCTTCTCAAACTGGCGTGCACTTTCAGGTCACCTGAGGACTTTGTGAAAATATAGATTTTGATTCAGTAAGTCTGGAGAGAAGCCTGAGAATGCATTTTAACAGGCTTCCAGGTGACTGTCCATGACCACACTTAAAACAGTGAGACAttagtctgttttttgttttgttttgttttgtttttgcatttttctgaagctggaaacggggagagacagtcagacagactcccgcatgcgcccgaccgggatccacccagctcgcccaccaggggcgacgctctgcccaccagggggcgatgctctgcccctccggggcgttgctctgccgcgaccagagccactctagcgcctggggcagcggccaaggagccatccccagcgcccgggccatctttgctccaatggagccttggctgcgggaggggaagagagagacagagaggaaggagggggtgggggtggagaagcaaatgggcgcttctcctatgtgccctggccgggaatcgaacccgggtcccctgcacgccaggccgacgctctaccgctgagccaaccggccagggcctagtctgtTTTTTAAGGCTCAAAGCAGCTGttctcttttcagaaaaagaatcCCCAATGTGCTTGCCTGACCCCAGCAGGAAGCTCTGGGGGATTCCTTCTCTCAAACCCCCTGTTGTACATTAAATTGCATCCCCAAAAAGATGTGGTTATGTGACTTGCGTAACCTCCAGTACCTGTGTGAccgtatttggaaatagggtctctgcagatgtaatcaagttaaaatgaggtcatacttAATTAGAGTGGGCCCTAATCCCACTCATGATCAGTATCCATAAAAGGAGATGGAACTTTGGctacagagacagacacacacagaggagagaTGCTTGGTGAAGACGAAGGCAGAAACAGAGTCATGGCAACTACAAGTcaaggaatgccaaggattgTGGGCAACTGCCAGAAGCTGAAAGAGGCAAGAAACGATTCCTCGAGATCAGTggctttcaacctttttacacttggggatcaGTGAAAATAGAAGAGTTCAGGAACCACTAAAGCAGAAAGCACTCTGAGCATAAGCAACTTCAGCTAAGAACactgagtctataatcttcatacgtCAGGGTGGCTAACTCTTCCGCTGACTAGCACAAGATCTCTAGCAGACTGGTCCTTGGACTGATGGTTAGAAAACACGGCCGATCCTCCTTCCAGAGGGCACAGGGTCCTGCTGATACCTTGATTGTGAATTTCTACCCTTCAGAACCAAGAGAAAGTTTTGGTTGTTTTAGCCACAGTTTGGGGCaacttgttacagcagccctagaaGACTTACACCCCTCTTCAGGGGCTGATCCTCTGTGAGTCTTTATGACCCAAGCCTACCCATGCGCCTCGTCTGTATATCCTTGcacatgtgcgcatgcacacacacacagacgcgcacgcgcacacactcaCCCATACAGAGCTAAAACTCATTTCCCAGCAGGGTCGGGTCCCGGAGAGCCGACTTCAGCCCCAGTCCCACAGTAACAACCCCATAAGACCTATCCTTCCGCCATCACCTACCATGGttccctctccctgcccagcCTTCAAGGGCCTCTGCTGGCtagcctctcccagcctctccacCTTGGTCTCTCTTGAATCTTCAAACCACCTCTCCTCTGGCCAGGCCTTTGTTCTCGCTGGAGCCTCCTACCAGAAGCACCCTCCCCACCTGCCCTTCCCCCATCCTTCAGGAGCCAGCACCATGTGCAGGAGACCTTCTCCAAGTCCTCACTGAGGACTGCCCCCACTGCAGCCCGACTGGGGGGTTTCAAAGACAGGGCCTGTCTTCtccctctatctccctctcaGGGAGAATGGGCTAGGCTCACCACTCTGGATCTGGGACTGACTGTTAGAGACTCTGATGGGAGAACAAGAGGAAATCTCACTGGAGTCACTCTCACACTCATTGGAAGCCGAGTGGCAATCGCTCAAGAGACCTGTATgcacccccaaccccctgccaACCTGGTGCCAGTCTATGCCTAGTGGTGGAGGAGTGCGAAGAGCAGCAGCCAAAACTACCTGAAACCAGCCACTAAGCCCGAGAATCTCTCCCAGGCCACAGCTGTCCTACCTTGCTCCAGAGCAGAACAGCCAGAGGCCTCTCCCTGGAACCTTGAGCCCCTGAAGGAACGGTTGGTGGGAAAcgcttttttcttttccacagctttattgagatatcacTGACATACAATAATCTACACATACTCAAAGTGTACAGTCTGATCAGTGTTAACATGTATGCACCTATGCAACCATCACAACTGAGATCATGACATATTTGTCATCCTACAAGTTTCCTCAGGGCTTTTGAGGTAACACAGCTAAAAGAAGACACACTGGAGGTCTCTGAAGTCCTGACTCTACTATTTGgtacctgtgtgccctggagcaatttacttaacctctctttGCCAGTTTCTTGACCCACAACATGGGGCCAACCTTCCTAAGGCTATTGTTAGTGGTCTAAGACTCTACACAGCACTTAACTGGGTGTGCTGAGCACTTGAGAGATTATTACTATTGAACCTCTCAAGCCTTCCCTCTCCACCACACAAGGATGGGGTGGGGATTAATCTAAAGGTGCTTTGGGCTATAAAGCACAATGTACACCTGTTCCTAACCTTAACCCGAGTCACTTTCTCTGATTCCCATGGAAACTGAAACTCCCCCTACCTGACCCCAAAGCCTTCTTCCAAAGGAATGGAAGGAAGCTCTGCTTTTCCACCC includes these proteins:
- the MFSD13A gene encoding transmembrane protein 180, producing the protein MGLGGPQAWLLGLPTAVVYGSLALFISVLHNVFLLYYVDTFVSVYKISKAAFWVGETVFLLWNSLNDPLFGWLSDRQFLGSQPRSGTGLSSRTVVLTRVQALGWHGPLLALSFLAFWVPWAPAGLQFLLCLCLYDGFLTLVDLHHHALLADLALSAHDRTHLNFYCSLFSAAGSLSVFASYAFWNKEDFSSFRAFCVALAAGSGLGFVGATRLLRRRVEAAGREPGCPDLAMDSGPCGEELLVGGQEAGSITLGQYLQQLAHHRNFLWFVAMDLVQVFHCHFNSNFFPLFLEHLLSDYISLSTGSFLLGISYVAPHLNNLYFLPLCRRWGVYTVVRGLFLLKLGLSLLLLLAGPDRPGLLCLFIASNRVFTEGTCKLLTLVVTDLVDEDLVLNHRRQAASALLFGMVALVTKPGQTFAPLLGTWLLCFYTGHDLFQQPPLSPVGSAQPWPEPPAPPPAQAPTLRQGCFYLLVLVPITCALLQLFTWSRFTLHGRRLHMVKAQRQNLSRAQMLDIKTV